A window from Malania oleifera isolate guangnan ecotype guangnan chromosome 7, ASM2987363v1, whole genome shotgun sequence encodes these proteins:
- the LOC131159536 gene encoding G-type lectin S-receptor-like serine/threonine-protein kinase SD2-5, whose protein sequence is MNIQPLYGFLLIIWLSIAGRSIVKSENHIEVGYRVMMEVPEEYRYGFVGRAYLMEAKQAAEPKFRAALSVEGVEGNRYACSLEVFLGDVRVWSSGHLSRFYTAEKCVVELTEKGDLRLKGPQERLGWRTATSGQGVQRLRLLKNGNLVLVDSLNRIKWQSFNYPTDVLLWGQSVEVATRLTSFPTNSTSFYSLEIQNDKVALYLNSGNMQYSYWDFKPSSTRNITFVEVGTRGLEFFDDKNRKFALIPSQRLEPVRFLALGNRTGNLELFFYSTEKEKFEASFQALKTTCDLPMACKPYGICTFSDACLCLQIAARQGRMVSNCSEGIPSGFCERGEAEMLELEGVSSVLRGVSSSVNISKEACTALCIDNCNCTAALYSSGEGTNRELQECFLYGFVGGVKQVRTGIGLSYLVKVPKGTGGDHGKSSGLKKWVLIMVAVADVFIIFMALGGLGLYLIRKRRKDLPDRS, encoded by the exons ATGAACATTCAGCCTCTTTATGGGTTTCTTCTCATCATCTGGTTATCGATCGCCGGCCGGAGCATCGTAAAATCTGAGAATCACATTGAAGTAGGGTACAGGGTTATGATGGAGGTGCCGGAGGAGTACAGGTATGGATTCGTGGGGAGGGCGTACCTGATGGAGGCGAAGCAGGCGGCGGAGCCCAAGTTCAGGGCGGCATTGAGCGTGGAGGGTGTGGAGGGGAACAGGTACGCGTGCTCACTGGAGGTGTTCCTGGGGGATGTCAGGGTATGGAGCTCCGGCCATCTGTCCAGGTTCTACACGGCGGAGAAGTGCGTCGTGGAGCTGACGGAGAAGGGGGATTTGAGGCTGAAGGGCCCCCAGGAGAGGCTTGGATGGCGAACCGCCACTTCTGGACAAGGTGTGCAG AGATTGAGGTTGTTGAAGAATGGAAATCTGGTTTTAGTTGATTCCCTGAACCGCATCAAATGGCAGAGCTTCAATTACCCAACAGACGTATTGCTGTGGGGTCAGAGTGTGGAGGTTGCCACTCGCTTGACTTCATTCCCTACCAACTCAACTTCTTTCTACTCTCTTGAGATTCAAAATGACAAGGTTGCCTTGTACTTGAACTCTGGTAACATGCAATATTCTTACTGGGATTTCAAGCCTTCTTCCACCCGAAACATCACTTTTGTTGAGGTGGGCACGAGAGGGTTGGAGTTTTTCGATGATAAAAACCGAAAATTTGCGCTAATTCCATCGCAGCGACTGGAACCAGTTCGCTTTTTGGCATTGGGGAATAGAACAGGGAACTTGGAACTCTTTTTCTACTCGACTGAAAAGGAGAAGTTTGAGGCCTCTTTTCAAGCACTAAAGACTACTTGTGACCTCCCAATGGCTTGTAAGCCTTACGGCATCTGTACCTTCTCCGATGCTTGTTTGTGCCTCCAGATTGCAGCGAGGCAGGGCCGGATGGTTTCCAACTgtagtgagggaattcctagTGGATTCTGCGAGAGAGGCGAGGCGGAGATGCTCGAGCTAGAAGGGGTGAGCAGCGTGCTGAGGGGTGTGTCGAGCAGTGTTAATATTAGCAAGGAAGCTTGCACGGCGTTATGCATCGACAACTGCAACTGCACTGCTGCATTGTATTCCTCCGGTGAAGGTACGAACAGAGAATTGCAGGAATGCTTTCTATATGGATTTGTCGGAGGGGTGAAACAGGTTCGGACAGGAATAGGGTTAAGTTATTTGGTGAAGGTTCCAAAGGGAACAGGCGGTGATCATGGGAAGAGTTCTGGTCTAAAGAAATGGGTGTTGATAATGGTAGCAGTGGCTGatgttttcattatttttatggCTTTGGGAGGGCTTGGTCTCTATCTAATCAGAAAGAGAAGAAAGGACCTGCCTGACAGATCATAG
- the LOC131160921 gene encoding small ribosomal subunit protein uS9-like: protein MAETLGQSRELHGFLFITCVVFLIVTGVVVASGYLRLDRCLRQSITKALVAFYQKNILVRYDRTLLVADPRRCEPKKFGGCSTRTMFQKSYCYKALEPILLLSRHRYNGVDMGICVKGKGHTSQSTLREAIGHQRSPPQSTLREAISHQSPRRRREDVEGGRCG, encoded by the exons ATGGCGGAAACCCTCGGCCAAAGTAGAG AACTCCATGGATTCCTCTTCATCACCTGCGTTGTATTCCTTATCGTCACCGGCGTTGTCGTTGCATCGGGCTACCTCCGTCTCGATCGGTGCCTCCGCCAGAGCATCACCAAGGCCCTCGTCGCCTTCTACCAGAAGAACATCTTGGTTCGCTACGACCGGACCCTCCTTGTTGCCGATCCCCGGCGGTGCGAACCCAAGAAGTTCGGTGGTTGCAGTACTCGCACCATGTTCCAAAAGTCCTATTGCTACAAGGCGCTAGAACCCATCCTCCTGCTCAGCCGTCACCGCTACAATGGAGTTGACATGGGCATCTGCGTCAAGGGCAAAGGCCACACCTCCCAAAGCACTCTCCGAGAAGCAATTGGCCATCAAAGAAGCCCTCCGCAGAGCACTCTTCGAGAAGCAATCAGCCATCAAAGCCCAAGGCGGCGCCGTGAGGACGTTGAAGGCGGTCGGTGCGGCTAA